From Brevibacillus marinus, a single genomic window includes:
- a CDS encoding methyltransferase, which translates to MSDQQGQENPQQPEAALFQMILGGWVAQAIHVAAKLGIADLLKEEPQSCEYLAAQTNCHAPTLQRLLRALASVGIFTEVAEGVYGQSPLSRLLESDRPDSLRNSAIMFGEEWHRHAWSHLLYSVQTGEPAFTHLYGMNLFDYLAQNEQATQVFSAAMTSIAGPLNPIIAERYDFSAYRRLVDVGGGHGSLLAAILQAHPQLSGVVFDQPLVVEGAKRYLQSRGLADRSEVVAGSFFDAIPTGADLYLLKFIIHDWPDETALTILGNCRKAMRPGSKLLLVEQVLFPGREAVQAKWTDLEMLVMVGGKERTEQEFRELLTAAGFAWERLIAVQGDISIIEATAVSDV; encoded by the coding sequence ATGAGTGATCAGCAAGGACAGGAGAACCCTCAACAACCGGAAGCGGCGTTGTTTCAAATGATTCTCGGGGGCTGGGTGGCCCAGGCGATTCATGTGGCTGCCAAGCTGGGAATCGCCGATTTGCTGAAAGAGGAGCCGCAGAGCTGTGAATATCTGGCGGCCCAGACCAACTGTCATGCCCCGACTTTGCAACGTCTCTTGCGGGCGCTAGCCAGTGTCGGGATTTTCACGGAAGTGGCCGAAGGGGTGTATGGGCAATCGCCCCTGAGCAGGCTGCTGGAGAGCGACAGGCCCGATTCGCTGCGCAACAGTGCGATCATGTTCGGGGAAGAATGGCATCGCCATGCCTGGAGCCATCTGCTGTACAGCGTACAAACCGGCGAGCCGGCCTTTACCCATCTGTACGGGATGAACCTGTTTGACTATCTGGCGCAAAACGAGCAGGCTACCCAGGTTTTCAGCGCCGCGATGACCAGCATCGCCGGACCGCTCAACCCGATCATCGCCGAGCGTTACGATTTTTCCGCTTATCGGCGCCTGGTGGATGTGGGGGGCGGCCACGGTTCGCTGCTCGCTGCCATCTTGCAGGCTCATCCCCAGCTGAGCGGGGTCGTTTTTGACCAGCCGCTGGTCGTGGAGGGAGCGAAGCGCTATCTCCAGTCACGGGGATTGGCGGACCGCAGCGAGGTCGTGGCAGGCAGTTTTTTTGACGCGATTCCGACCGGTGCCGATCTCTACCTGCTCAAGTTTATCATCCACGATTGGCCTGACGAAACAGCGCTGACGATTCTTGGCAACTGCCGCAAAGCGATGCGGCCGGGGAGTAAATTGCTGCTGGTGGAGCAGGTGCTGTTCCCGGGCAGGGAAGCGGTGCAGGCCAAATGGACAGATCTGGAAATGCTGGTGATGGTGGGCGGAAAGGAGCGGACGGAGCAGGAGTTTCGCGAACTGCTGACAGCAGCCGGCTTTGCCTGGGAGCGGCTTATCGCCGTGCAAGGCGATATCTCCATCATCGAAGCGACGGCCGTATCGGACGTATAG
- a CDS encoding LTA synthase family protein has product MREWRKRLSKLLSSVVCLAGVRLDIVLLLLAFACKMWLFYRLVGMGVAASTFVISLLAIACLLLCGNLLPRAWRFPYVLLADAGLSLVLFIDTLYHSYFHDVTSVSLLRQIGQLGEIRESIVSLTNVAYAFYFLDLPLLIVAYRWKLKRVMLRCRDRAAKPARRLAALVLPVLLLVGTVIHVERTVSEVPGFLHARYSNKALLQALGIYHYHAYDAYQYTTLALGTKQVASSELADVRRWFAEQQSKLQPGPLFGRAKGQNVIVVQVESLQGFVVGLTVNGQEVTPHLNRLMREGLAFPHYYDQTHHGRTSDGEFTSLVSLYPSSIAGSIYFNFAENEFDALPKILKQHGYATLSAHAYTGAFWNRAVMHRNLGFEQSLFSEDLKPGKTIGWGLSDEDFFTQMSEKMERLPRPFFAFLITLSNHHPYELPPAYQTLDLGELEGTFLGHYLQSVHYTDQALGRLIELLKTNGLYDSSILVVYGDHDAGIPQAELQKLGIEPKYEREYDKVPMVLYSSALSELNGTVQQQVSGHLDLAPTLLYLLGISQEGHYFMGQRLFDFPDAERLVVFRDGSYVTQEHAFITQTGLFEDGRYYERISGRPLDPQAAREQFLAAQERLRLSDLMLEGDLYPVLGGVSEERR; this is encoded by the coding sequence ATGAGAGAATGGAGAAAGAGACTCAGCAAGCTGCTGTCATCTGTCGTCTGCCTGGCGGGGGTCCGCTTGGACATTGTGCTTCTGCTGCTCGCATTTGCCTGTAAAATGTGGTTGTTCTACCGATTGGTGGGCATGGGGGTCGCTGCTTCAACATTTGTCATATCCTTGCTGGCGATCGCCTGTCTATTGCTGTGCGGCAATCTGCTGCCCAGAGCCTGGCGTTTTCCGTATGTACTGCTTGCCGATGCCGGGTTAAGCCTGGTGCTGTTCATCGATACGCTCTACCACAGCTACTTCCACGATGTCACCTCGGTCAGTTTGCTGCGCCAGATCGGGCAGCTCGGGGAAATCCGCGAAAGTATCGTCAGTTTGACGAACGTGGCCTATGCCTTCTATTTTCTTGATCTCCCACTCTTGATCGTGGCCTATCGCTGGAAGCTGAAGCGGGTGATGCTGCGCTGCCGGGACAGGGCGGCCAAACCGGCGCGCCGCTTGGCCGCGCTGGTTCTGCCCGTGCTGCTGCTGGTGGGGACGGTCATCCACGTGGAGCGGACAGTGAGCGAGGTGCCCGGCTTTTTGCATGCCCGTTATTCCAACAAAGCCTTGCTGCAAGCGTTGGGGATTTATCACTACCATGCGTATGACGCGTATCAGTACACCACGCTGGCGCTCGGCACGAAGCAGGTAGCCTCCTCCGAGCTGGCGGACGTACGGCGCTGGTTTGCGGAACAGCAGAGCAAGCTGCAGCCGGGGCCGTTGTTTGGCAGGGCGAAGGGGCAAAACGTGATCGTCGTGCAGGTGGAATCCCTGCAAGGATTTGTCGTCGGTTTAACGGTTAACGGACAGGAAGTGACCCCGCATCTGAACCGGCTGATGCGGGAGGGGCTTGCTTTCCCCCATTACTACGACCAGACGCATCACGGACGCACGTCAGACGGGGAATTTACTTCGCTCGTCTCGCTGTATCCCTCCTCGATCGCCGGCAGCATCTATTTCAACTTTGCCGAAAACGAGTTTGACGCTCTGCCCAAGATACTGAAGCAGCACGGATATGCGACGCTGTCGGCGCACGCCTATACCGGCGCTTTCTGGAATCGGGCGGTGATGCACCGCAACCTCGGCTTTGAGCAGTCCTTGTTTAGCGAAGACCTCAAGCCCGGCAAGACCATCGGCTGGGGCTTGTCCGACGAAGATTTCTTTACGCAGATGAGTGAAAAGATGGAGCGTCTGCCAAGGCCGTTCTTCGCCTTTCTGATTACGCTCAGCAATCATCATCCTTACGAGCTGCCGCCCGCTTATCAAACGCTTGACCTGGGCGAGCTGGAAGGCACGTTTCTCGGCCATTACCTGCAGTCGGTCCACTACACCGACCAGGCGCTGGGGCGGTTGATCGAGCTGCTCAAAACAAATGGGTTGTACGACTCCTCCATCCTGGTGGTATACGGGGACCACGATGCCGGGATCCCGCAAGCGGAACTGCAAAAGCTGGGAATCGAGCCGAAATACGAGCGGGAATACGACAAGGTCCCGATGGTGCTCTACAGTTCCGCTTTGAGCGAGCTGAACGGGACCGTCCAGCAGCAGGTGTCCGGTCACCTCGATCTGGCCCCCACGTTGTTGTATCTGCTCGGGATCTCGCAGGAAGGACATTACTTTATGGGCCAGCGGCTGTTTGACTTCCCGGACGCGGAGCGGCTGGTCGTGTTTCGCGACGGTTCTTACGTGACGCAGGAGCACGCGTTTATCACGCAGACCGGCTTGTTCGAGGACGGCCGTTACTATGAGCGGATCAGCGGGAGACCGCTTGACCCGCAGGCTGCCAGGGAGCAGTTTTTGGCGGCACAGGAGCGGCTGCGGCTGTCCGACCTGATGCTGGAAGGCGATTTGTATCCTGTCCTGGGCGGGGTGAGCGAAGAGCGAAGGTAA
- a CDS encoding LysE family translocator, giving the protein MEHFLLYVAMSIVLILTPGADTALVTRSTVVHGKRGAAATALGTTTGVLVHTLFAALGLSAILAQSALLYELVKYLGAAYLIYLGFVSLRAAAQKRTQAAGEQPPKQSKAGSSCFRQGLLTNLLNPKVALFFLTFLPQFVQPAGSTLLQFTLMGVTYAVLTLGWLLLYIYLLDLLRGWLQRPAAQRVLEGASGTVLLAFGLSLALERR; this is encoded by the coding sequence GTGGAGCATTTTTTGCTGTATGTGGCCATGTCGATCGTGTTGATTTTGACCCCTGGTGCCGATACGGCCTTGGTGACCAGGAGTACCGTTGTCCACGGCAAAAGGGGGGCAGCCGCCACGGCATTGGGAACAACGACAGGCGTACTCGTGCACACGTTGTTTGCGGCACTTGGCCTGTCCGCGATTCTCGCCCAATCCGCCCTGCTCTACGAACTGGTCAAATACCTGGGCGCCGCCTATCTGATCTATCTCGGCTTTGTTTCGCTCAGGGCGGCCGCCCAGAAACGGACGCAAGCGGCCGGGGAGCAGCCTCCTAAGCAGTCCAAAGCCGGTTCCTCCTGCTTCCGCCAGGGGCTGTTGACGAATCTGCTGAATCCCAAAGTAGCGCTCTTTTTTCTGACCTTCCTGCCGCAGTTTGTCCAGCCCGCAGGCAGTACCCTGCTGCAGTTTACCCTCATGGGGGTGACCTACGCCGTTCTCACGCTCGGCTGGCTGCTGCTCTACATCTATCTGCTTGATTTGCTGCGCGGCTGGCTGCAGCGGCCGGCCGCGCAGCGCGTGTTGGAAGGGGCGAGCGGCACGGTGCTGCTTGCCTTCGGCTTGAGCCTGGCGTTGGAACGACGATGA
- a CDS encoding YafY family protein, whose translation MNATVRADRLLSILLLLQAHTSMTTRQLAEALEVSPRTILRDMDALSAAGVPVYATRGSRGGWQLSEGYRTNLTGLNKEELLSLLLADSSRVLADLGMSRSFAAASRKLLAALPASFRRDAEYVRQRLHVDGAGWRQSPESVPHLPTIQEAVWEGRMLWMQYQKGEQLTERTVSPLGLVAMGNTWYLVADGDGGCRSYRVSRVRQARMLPEAASRPESFDLARYWEQAVAAFKANLPSYHVLLKTDPGTLERITRDRYARLKRVETAGDDALLATVDFETAEWALEMALRFGPQIEVLEPTELRLQLVEQARAILRRYGAAFPAPSPVATHSAE comes from the coding sequence GTGAACGCGACCGTGCGAGCCGACCGGCTGCTGTCCATCTTGCTGCTGCTGCAGGCGCACACCAGCATGACGACGCGCCAACTGGCGGAAGCCCTGGAGGTATCGCCGCGGACGATTCTGCGCGATATGGACGCGTTGAGCGCAGCGGGCGTGCCGGTATACGCCACCCGCGGCTCACGGGGAGGCTGGCAGTTGAGCGAAGGGTACCGCACCAATCTGACCGGCTTGAACAAAGAAGAGCTGCTTTCGCTGCTCCTCGCCGATTCGAGCCGGGTCCTCGCCGATTTGGGGATGAGCCGATCGTTTGCCGCCGCTTCCCGGAAATTGTTGGCGGCGCTGCCCGCTTCTTTTCGGCGGGATGCGGAATACGTGCGGCAGCGGCTCCACGTCGACGGTGCGGGGTGGCGCCAATCGCCGGAGTCGGTTCCCCACCTGCCGACGATACAGGAAGCGGTGTGGGAGGGGCGCATGCTGTGGATGCAGTATCAAAAAGGGGAGCAGCTGACGGAGCGGACGGTTTCCCCGCTCGGCTTGGTGGCCATGGGCAACACCTGGTATCTGGTCGCTGATGGTGATGGCGGATGCCGCTCTTACCGCGTCTCGCGCGTGCGGCAAGCCCGCATGCTGCCAGAGGCGGCCAGCCGCCCGGAATCGTTTGACCTGGCGCGGTACTGGGAGCAGGCGGTGGCTGCTTTTAAAGCCAACCTGCCCAGCTATCACGTTCTGCTGAAAACAGATCCGGGCACGCTGGAGCGAATCACCCGCGACCGCTACGCCAGGCTGAAGCGGGTGGAGACAGCCGGGGACGACGCGCTGCTCGCCACCGTTGATTTTGAAACGGCGGAGTGGGCCTTGGAGATGGCTCTCCGCTTTGGCCCGCAGATCGAGGTGCTGGAGCCAACAGAGCTTCGCCTGCAGCTTGTGGAGCAGGCTCGCGCCATTTTGCGCCGGTATGGCGCCGCGTTCCCGGCTCCATCCCCGGTTGCAACGCATTCCGCAGAATAA